From one Babesia bovis T2Bo chromosome 3, whole genome shotgun sequence genomic stretch:
- a CDS encoding nascent polypeptide-associated complex (NAC) family protein — MAKDRVDSLLADQVDDSEDEVSSEGDSDIEESKGADGSSSKGRQNKNERKSRKLLGKLGLKPVEGITKVCIKKSKQVFFVVNKPDVYKLPNSDTYIIFGEAKVEDMGQNSALEAAQRLSQLSAALQAADAAKGGISDSGERPSDSPDDNMKVDDDVEHVCGLSDSDGVNSSDIDLVVSQVGCTREQAKVALIKNKGDIVETILDLST, encoded by the coding sequence atggcaaAGGACCGTGTTGACTCTTTGTTGGCCGACCAGGTAGACGATAGCGAAGACGAAGTCTCCAGTGAAGGTGACTCAGACATCGAGGAATCCAAGGGGGCCGATGGAAGTTCGTCGAAAGGAAGACAGAACAAAAACGAGAGGAAATCTCGCAAGTTGCTAGGTAAACTTGGCCTTAAACCCGTGGAAGGTATAACAAAAGTATGCATCAAGAAGTCCAAGCAGGTTTTCTTTGTTGTTAACAAGCCTGATGTGTACAAGCTCCCTAACTCCGATACCTACATCATCTTCGGTGAAGCTAAGGTTGAAGACATGGGACAGAATTCTGCTTTGGAGGCTGCTCAGAGACTATCTCAACTCTCTGCTGCTCTACAGGCAGCGGATGCCGCTAAAGGTGGAATCAGTGACTCTGGCGAGCGTCCTTCTGACTCCCCCGATGATAATATGAAGGTGGATGACGATGTTGAGCACGTGTGTGGTCTTAGCGACAGTGATGGTGTTAACTCCAGTGATATTGACCTGGTTGTATCCCAGGTTGGATGTACTAGAGAACAGGCGAAGGTTGCTTTGATTAAGAATAAGGGAGATATAGTAGAAACTATCCTAGATCTCTCAACTTGA
- a CDS encoding RNA methyltransferase family protein — MNLLLLKPEELHHDEEGIYVDVTDKRKVSHIKYVLKATVGKQIRCGIVSSTIDVGTITCLSPQAITVRLSDKFLSDVPPERPLIDLVVGIPRPRSLDKLLQYSASMGVGRILLVCSSRVELDYLKSHQLEMQNIEESLLLGMEQGVTTYMPEVQIHRSLGSLQRSLEKEPMATRLIAHPGTEDTLGSLGITSHLSGPILVAIGPEGGWLDHEVDFYASLGFRKFNIGERILRAEVAAVAIISQLQLLLNDKVLRQGRDRATRDQL, encoded by the exons ATGAACCTGTTATTGTTGAAACCAGAGGAGTTGCACCATGATGAGGAGGGTATATATGTAGACGTTACTGATAAGCGCAAAGTATCgcatataaaatatgtgCTTAAAGCAACAGTTGGCAAGCAGATTAGGTGTGGTATAGTGAGTTCCACGATTGATGTTGGTACTATCACATGTTTGTCACCACAAGCTATTACTGTACGACTGTCCGACAAGTTTTTAAG TGATGTACCTCCCGAGCGCCCATTGATTGACCTAGTCGTTGGTATACCTCGCCCTCGTTCCTTGGATAAGCTTCTTCAG TACAGTGCTAGTATGGGCGTTGGTCGTATTTTGCTTGTATGTTCCTCGAGGGTTGAGTTAGATTACCTGAAGTCGCATCAGCTAGAAATGCAAAACATAGAGGAGTCCCTGTTGCTTGGCATGGAGCAGGGTGTAACAACATACATGCCCGAAGTTCAGATACACCGCTCTTTAGGCTCCTTGCAACGTTCATTAGAGAAGGAGCCAATGGCAACACGTCTCATCGCACATCCCGGAACTGAAGATACCCTTGGATCATTGGGTATTACATCGCATCTATCCGGTCCAATCCTTGTGGCAATAGGTCCAGAAGGCGGTTGGCTTGACCATGAAGTTGATTTTTACGCCAGTCTTGGATTTCGCAAATTCAACATTGGTGAGCGTATACTGAGGGCTGAGGTAGCAGCAGTCGCTATCATATCCCAGCTACAGTTACTACTAAACGACAAGGTTCTCCGACAAGGTCGAGACAGAGCAACAAGGGACCAATTGTAA
- a CDS encoding tubulin-specific chaperone D, with amino-acid sequence MTFDHVEHVLVQFSHGEESVRLLSLQRHHGRLVIFPGTDKSLVCDVGAEAAHHVSDGTDADVASSSISNVASKETEEDALATLSDTTVQFERILEQYMHNPRLMFSNVELLVGEAFSILEQLIQLSDTVLSDIVLGANNINSMLGLEFICYHIYNVAKVVGLRRCFAYAPNAVRYLVPVISVIELLRAHEQRSPHSRYENRRWCVEYVFLSWLSLLVYTPFELDTIWRDESGGSNTLVRRILSVAIHYVIISSKARDACGILLSTFYGRPDIGQYSLHEFLSYCSYVLSPGSEIQSEATVDLHNNASIIDSSPMISGNTDKPLVSREIPPTKQDGIMDSAVMFANNHSVALSKDEHAQIGVLTVLKQMLKHMLRQDIAPHLGLLTRCLLDSDIAGSSACRRLKAGCIGRLALHILPPSAQTQRYRRKLRKMISTADTAEVIMDDVAEFEMDPRVESIVEQLLISLVDRDIRVRWASAKSIGRISTKLPMYLNEQIIEYILDVIQQQYDWVQRCFVKGESAVHGGCLAIAEILRGGILHPNMLGQVLDCVVLTLDFDLWRGKGSAGCGVRDASCYICWAVVRHYPKSAILPEHIVSISKSLVNMSLFDISINCRRAACAAFQELVGRIGDVAHGLDLIVIMDYFSVANRRHAFVDLSERIARYGFYTLSMVDHLLRTKLHHPDMTTRRYAARAIARICLALVNTPYGQVATRNGIPVYIEIVDHCLECVGTKNPAIIHGSLCTLSHILDGLVACGELLQDPFDRIKQVPVIFERQHMFRIKGGVIFRQSICELVRSICNLALATKSLHLDIDDLRYYVTILKDSIRSFTVEVQVAAVEALRPLLIYLCNTDIMESRRLVQYLIDSLVDKQGHVAAMRGYALSLSACPISLSKEFGEQLIQVLSREILTNYSMAEFRDAQIRQHVMISLLHVLESTLEIDISSDTTEMLIEALEYGSSDYEIDSRGDVGSWVREVTIETICYLLTILNNPGNKLLKHIKPEHIYRMATCLIKVCLEPLDNTRARSTFLFAHLFDSGLRIDPCWIWKRVFYGTKYEYGIARTAVYPNAPVDLNSSIDRLRSPGKESSLEDITSDAVGNRKVMTPHDSAPELALQADRSHCSSQAKPEPEKVVGVTTEKVSTESVLTEETSAQKDDHVYSLGVLQEHKLMSVIATNINWHVAQSFNIDELLESADNDDDTYIRTSSHVSLRIPGYSLSPLCTSQFMYLLYAPRFSELLVHSLVNLLSVGSNQQLWNEDTLDNVIVDFLKQHGEEMVKSSTGRVLRLRDMVLLYVTEYYQTSITGNNSKACINVASATRYFVSHRVMDTSDQLVDMLSTEARQSANYNYLKAIFKCLHALYEHGNTNHVTHTALKTMLWFLCHPYPTLAIYAYGTVSSTLGSIEWIQDDTEFQSILEQLEHMMSGDRSGVQPLVDRMVTLLKLTK; translated from the coding sequence ATGACATTTGACCATGTTGAGCACGTGTTGGTACAGTTTTCGCACGGCGAAGAGTCTGTGCGTCTACTATCGCTTCAACGGCATCATGGAAGGCTTGTAATCTTTCCTGGTACCGATAAATCATTAGTGTGTGATGTTGGCGCTGAGGCAGCACATCATGTTTCCGATGGCACTGATGCCGACGTTGCGTCATCATCAATATCGAATGTAGCCTCCAAAGAGACGGAGGAAGACGCATTAGCTACTTTAAGCGATACTACAGTCCAGTTTGAACGTATTCTGGAGCAGTATATGCACAATCCAAGGTTGATGTTTTCCAATGTGGAGTTGCTCGTAGGTGAAGCATTTTCGATATTGGAGCAATTAATTCAATTATCGGATACTGTGTTATCAGATATAGTGCTAGGTGCTAACAACATCAACTCCATGTTAGGACTGGAGTTTATAtgttatcatatatacaacgtCGCTAAAGTTGTTGGTCTACGTCGTTGTTTCGCATATGCCCCAAATGCAGTGCGCTATCTAGTTCCCGTTATTTCAGTAATCGAGCTGTTACGTGCCCATGAACAGAGGTCGCCACATTCGCGCTATGAAAATCGCCGGTGGTGTGTTGAGTATGTTTTTTTGTCATGGTTATCACTATTGGTCTATACACCGTTTGAGTTGGACACTATATGGCGCGATGAGAGTGGCGGTAGTAATACGTTAGTCAGGCGCATACTATCGGTGGCGATACATTACGTAATTATATCATCCAAGGCCAGGGACGCCTGCGGAATACTGTTGTCTACGTTCTATGGCAGGCCTGATATTGGTCAGTATAGTTTGCATGAATTCTTATCATACTGCTCGTATGTACTATCTCCTGGATCAGAGATACAGAGTGAAGCCACTGTAGATTTGCATAACAATGCGTCTATCATTGACAGCTCCCCAATGATTTCAGGTAATACTGACAAACCATTAGTCTCTCGGGAGATTCCACCCACAAAACAAGATGGTATCATGGATAGTGCTGTGATGTTTGCTAACAACCATTCAGTGGCACTATCCAAAGATGAACATGCACAAATCGGTGTGCTTACAGTGCTTAAGCAGATGTTGAAGCACATGTTACGTCAAGACATTGCGCCTCATCTTGGGTTATTAACACGTTGCTTATTGGATTCCGATATTGCTGGATCATCCGCATGCCGTAGGCTTAAAGCTGGCTGCATAGGGCGTTTGGCTCTGCATATTCTGCCGCCATCAGCACAGACGCAAAGGTATCGTCGTAAGTTGCGTAAAATGATATCGACCGCTGATACCGCGGAAGTTATCATGGACGATGTTGCTGAATTTGAAATGGACCCTCGAGTGGAGAGCATTGTCGAGCAGTTGttaatatcattggtcGACCGTGATATTCGTGTACGCTGGGCCTCAGCGAAATCCATTGGCAGGATATCCACTAAGCTGCCAATGTACCTGAATGAACAGATTATAGAGTATatattagatgtgatacaGCAGCAGTATGACTGGGTGCAGCGTTGTTTCGTCAAGGGTGAATCTGCTGTCCATGGCGGTTGCCTCGCTATCGCAGAGATACTTCGTGGCGGCATCCTGCATCCGAACATGCTTGGCCAGGTGCTGGACTGCGTGGTGTTGACATTGGACTTTGATCTGTGGCGTGGTAAGGGCTCTGCAGGTTGTGGAGTGCGTGACGCTTcttgttatatatgctggGCGGTTGTTCGCCATTATCCCAAGAGTGCCATACTCCCAGAGCATATAGTTTCCATCAGCAAGTCACTTGTCAACATGTCGTTATTCGACATATCGATTAACTGTCGTAGAGCCGCTTGCGCAGCATTCCAGGAACTCGTGGGCCGTATTGGTGATGTAGCGCATGGCTTGGATTTAATAGTTATCATGGATTACTTCTCTGTGGCTAACCGAAGGCACGCTTTCGTAGATCTGTCTGAGCGTATTGCTAGATATGGGTTCTATACATTATCTATGGTCGACCATTTGCTACGTACTAAGTTACACCACCCTGACATGACCACTAGAAGGTATGCTGCGCGAGCCATTGCTCGGATATGCCTAGCATTGGTAAATACGCCATATGGCCAGGTGGCTACGCGTAACGGTATACCTGTATATATCGAGATTGTAGACCATTGCCTGGAATGCGTTGGCACAAAGAATCCGGCTATTATCCACGGGTCGCTTTGTACATTGTCCCATATACTCGATGGGCTGGTTGCTTGTGGTGAATTGTTACAGGATCCGTTTGACCGTATTAAGCAGGTACCCGTAATATTCGAACGCCAGCACATGTTTAGGATAAAGGGCGGTGTCATATTCAGGCAATCGATATGTGAACTTGTAAGGTCAATTTGCAATTTAGCACTGGCAACGAAAAGCCTGCATCTGGATATCGACGATTTGAGGTACTACGTAACGATACTTAAGGACTCTATACGTAGCTTTACTGTTGAGGTCCAGGTAGCTGCCGTTGAGGCTCTTAGACCACTGCTTATATACCTATGTAACACTGATATAATGGAATCACGCCGCTTGGTGCAGTACCTAATAGATTCCCTCGTGGATAAACAAGGACATGTAGCTGCTATGCGTGGCTACGCACTGTCGCTATCAGCGTGTCCAATATCATTGTCCAAAGAATTCGGGGAGCAATTGATCCAAGTACTCTCTAGGGAAATTCTAACGAATTACTCCATGGCTGAATTTAGGGACGCACAAATACGGCAGCATGTCATGATATCGTTATTACATGTATTGGAGAGTACTTTGGAGATTGATATATCCTCGGATACAACAGAGATGTTGATTGAAGCCTTGGAGTACGGTTCATCGGACTATGAAATTGACAGTCGTGGTGACGTTGGTTCCTGGGTACGTGAGGTAACAATAGAGACTATATGTTATCTACTTACGATCTTAAACAATCCGGGAAACAAGTTGCTCAAACATATAAAGCCTGAGCATATATACCGGATGGCTACCTGTTTAATCAAGGTATGCCTCGAGCCACTGGATAATACTCGAGCACGGTCTACGTTTTTATTTGCTCATTTGTTTGACTCTGGACTCAGAATCGATCCCTGTTGGATATGGAAACGTGTATTCTATGGGACAAAGTACGAATACGGTATAGCGCGTACCGCGGTGTATCCCAATGCACCAGTTGATCTTAATAGCAGTATAGACCGTTTACGGTCGCCAGGAAAGGAAAGTTCACTAGAAGACATTACAAGCGATGCTGTGGGAAATCGCAAGGTCATGACGCCACATGATTCTGCTCCAGAACTAGCATTACAGGCTGACAGGAGCCACTGTTCTTCTCAAGCAAAGCCGGAACCTGAAAAAGTTGTGGGTGTTACAACTGAAAAAGTATCTACCGAATCGGTGCTTACTGAAGAAACCAGTGCACAAAAAGATGATCATGTGTATTCATTAGGAGTTTTACAGGAACATAAGTTAATGTCGGTAATTGCTACTAATATTAACTGGCATGTAGCACAATCGTTTAACATCGATGAGTTACTGGAGTCTGCTGATAATGACGACGATACGTATATTAGAACCTCTTCACATGTGTCTCTCAGGATCCCAGGGTACTCACTGTCGCCATTATGCACATCGCAATTCATGTATTTACTATATGCGCCTAGGTTTTCCGAGTTGTTGGTGCACTCCTTAGTGAACCTATTATCCGTTGGGTCAAACCAACAGTTATGGAACGAGGATACACTGGATAATGTTATTGTAGACTTCCTCAAGCAGCATGGTGAAGAAATGGTTAAGTCATCTACTGGCCGTGTTCTACGGTTACGTGACATGGTATTGTTATACGTTACTGAGTATTACCAAACTAGTATCACGGGAAATAACTCAAAGGCATGCATAAATGTAGCATCAGCGACAAGATACTTTGTATCTCACAGGGTTATGGACACCAGCGATCAGCTGGTGGACATGTTATCCACCGAGGCGCGGCAGTCAGCAAACTACAATTATCTCAAGGCCATTTTCAAGTGTCTACATGCTCTGTATGAACACGGTAATACTAATCACGTCACCCATACCGCGCTGAAAACAATGTTATGGTTCCTCTGTCACCCATATCCTACCTTGGCCATATATGCCTACGGTACAGTTTCCTCCACACTGGGCTCTATAGAGTGGATCCAGGACGATACTGAATTTCAGTCAATACTGGAACAGCTTGAACATATGATGTCTGGTGACCGTTCGGGGGTTCAACCATTGGTAGACCGCATGGTAACACTGCTAAAACTCACAAAATGA
- a CDS encoding putative phenylalanine--tRNA ligase beta subunit, with protein sequence MPTITVPKVELLSRLGGNLSLEELDELCFSFGLEYEECLIDEKGVEVVKIEIPANRYDLLCLEGLVTALLAYKNDSGFPEVKYSVDTPRDTAYIEAVPESKFTRPYIFAACLRGVKLTQQRYDSLIELQTKLHQNLCRKRTLAAIGTHDMDCISEPLVYSLEKPDDIVFAPLSDGNREYSASELMRIYSEGNSHLKPYLKILENCDRYPVLRDSSGKVCSWPPITNSDATKVTLDTRNILIEVTATDRVKGSICLNMVVYCFSQYCEHPFTVEPFYTKYIDNTVISPDLTERVLHGDMSYFRSLVGVPSLDGQQVCSLLKRMMVKGRHCPETDSVEAVVSINRPDIQHACDLGEDIAIAYGYNRIAKESFNCGGLRPLTYLKRTVRDVLSSCGYKETLMPILDSLVNMYDRMGWIKPDKLGSKRPVLLKNAKVSDLEACRVSLLPGILNTISNLRSASLPIQVFEVGDVVWQSDESDVQAVNNCNIACGYANSSTAGLEEVQGASETLLNELGFYSEYQRWELGESKIPIPEKWRHMYRLEPFDDNAFMPGRCVKLVSSAVSGATLGVMGVVHPDVVHRFHIYVPVTVLELDLSLIRSIS encoded by the exons ATGCCTACTATTACAGTACCTAAAGTCGAGCTTCTAAGCCGCCTTGGTGGCAATTTAA GTCTCGAGGAGCTTGATGAACTATGCTTCAGCTTCGGTCTTGAGTATGAAGAGTGCTTGATTGATGAAAAGGGAGTCGAGGTCGTTAAGATTGAGATTCCTGCTAATCG TTACGATCTCTTATGTCTGGAAGGATTGGTCACTGCTCTGTTGGCATACAAGAATGATTCAGGATTTCCCGAGGTTAAATACAGTGTCGATACACCTCGTGATACTGCGTACATCGAGGCAGTTCCAGAG TCGAAATTCACAAGACCGTATATATTCGCCGCTTGTTTGCGTGGTGTCAAGTTAACTCAGCAGAGATATGACAGCTTGATTGAATTACAAACCAAATTACATCAGAATCTATGTCGTAAGAGGACACTGGCTGCCATTGGCACTCACGACATGGACTGTATATCGGAGCCGTTGGTATACTCTTTGGAGAAACCGGATGATATAGTATTTGCACCTCTCAGCGATGGTAATCGTGAATACTCAGCCTCAGAATTAATGCGCATATACAGTGAGGGTAACAGTCATCTTAAG CCATATTTGAAGATCCTTGAAAACTGTGATCGGTATCCTGTGCTTCGCGATTCAAGTGGCAAAGTATGTTCGTGGCCTCCTATTACTAACTCGGACGCTACGAAGGTAACACTGGATACACGCAACATACTCATTGAGGTCACTGCTACAGATCGTGTTAAAGGGAGCATATGCTTAAACATGGTTGTTTATTGTTTTTCACAGTATTGTGAGCATCCTTTTACTGTGGAGCCATTCTATACTAAGTACATCGACAATACGGTTATCTCTCCTGACTTAACAGAGCGTGTTCTTCACGGGGATATGTCATACTTCAGGTCACTTGTTGGCGTCCCTTCACTCGATGGCCAACAGGTTTGTTCACTGCTAAAGCGCATGATGGTTAAGGGGCGCCATTGTCCTGAGACCGACAGCGTCGAGGCCGTAGTGTCTATAAACCGTCCTGATATTCAACATGCCTGTGACCTTGGCGAGGATATTGCTATAGCATATGGATACAACCGTATAGCTAAGGAATCATTTAATTGTGGTGGATTACGTCCACTCACATACCTAAAGCGTACTGTGCGTGATGTTCTATCTAGTTGTGGTTACAAGGAGACTTTGATGCCTATTCTCGACTCCCTTGTTAACATGTACGATCGCATGGGTTGGATAAAACCCGATAAATTAGGTTCTAAACGTCCAGTTCTATTGAAAAATGCCAAGGTATCAGATTTGGAAGCATGTCGTGTATCACTGCTGCCTGGTATACTAAACACCATATCTAACCTCAGGAGTGCCAGTTTACCGATTCAGGTATTTGAAGTTGGTGATGTGGTATGGCAATCTGATGAGAGTGATGTCCAAGCTGTTAATAATTGCAATATTGCTTGTGGCTATGCCAACAGCTCAACTGCTGGATTGGAG GAAGTTCAGGGTGCCTCTGAAACCCTGCTTAACGAATTAGGCTTCTACAGTGAGTATCAGCGTTGGGAGCTAGGGGAGTCTAAGATTCCAATTCCAGAGAAGTGGCGTCACATGTATCGTTTAGAGCCTTTTGATG ACAACGCCTTTATGCCAGGTCGGTGTGTAAAGCTTGTGAGCTCAGCAGTATCTGGTGCCACTTTGGGTGTAATGGGTGTGGTTCACCCTGACGTGGTACATCGGTTCCACATATATGTCCCAG TGACTGTCCTTGAGCTGGATTTGAGTTTAATTAGGTCTATTTCATAG
- a CDS encoding AP2 domain family protein, whose product MSSNVTVNLSYMTYGDRTTSLPLDEFRDVDGSQCVSGRQSSSMDSFTDCGTRRSSLTDGYIGYDVGCADQTPFTETSRFKLYDECFVDAETVDTSGDTTYIPDTEFPTDGFELYGYQGGTVPSGFLRGTPDQTLDDGNADQGRPVIRLKSTADSHVRVDNVAPHGSYTSIGKQVVHPTNYHEPTPSLDEYMRSSSQLYQPVDRGYRDDSSCGTAYVSNNSTLATPSLNLALDNASARSLNISPIVPIAHHVEAYSEDSDTFLTPRMSGASGYYKRFCPPSNYCVYVGSETNRSNCGCNLSRPLGGNCHLSGCPVITSDMEPSTESFPVSGSSQLQNLVRRLHTVVDRLKNGSSPKDERVPCLPIQQPLYWHTDVRSVAVNGYNAVNTVPSASYETIAGASFEYSKRHCSVLPDYNTNREMHPAPEYYVQTSYEDSPYDNSLTAEIDNSLMQRKNVVASKSDIGREVEVQSRNELGRFVPTLTASPISSHECRTQYTTPKASKKKNAAGSTLTGEKVSGVWYDANRHLWRVVYMKGNKRKTQGFSSIKLGYEEARRKAIELRHEMMALRRSDKV is encoded by the coding sequence ATGTCGTCAAATGTGACTGTTAATCTTTCCTACATGACCTATGGCGACCGTACTACTTCCTTACCGCTTGATGAATTTCGTGATGTGGACGGTTCTCAGTGCGTCAGTGGACGTCAGAGTTCGTCCATGGACTCCTTCACTGATTGTGGTACTCGCCGTTCATCGTTGACTGATGGTTACATTGGTTATGACGTTGGCTGTGCTGATCAGACACCTTTCACGGAGACATCTCGATTCAAGTTATATGACGAATGTTTCGTTGATGCTGAGACTGTCGACACATCAGGTGATACTACCTATATACCCGACACTGAATTTCCCACTGACGGCTTTGAGTTGTATGGTTATCAGGGTGGTACAGTTCCAAGTGGTTTCTTACGTGGAACGCCTGATCAAACTCTTGACGATGGAAATGCAGACCAGGGTCGTCCGGTTATCCGCCTGAAGAGTACCGCGGATTCACATGTTCGTGTAGACAATGTAGCACCTCATGGATCATACACTTCTATCGGCAAGCAGGTTGTGCATCCAACCAATTACCACGAACCGACACCTAGTTTAGATGAGTATATGCGATCATCAAGTCAGCTGTATCAACCGGTTGATCGAGGTTACAGAGATGACAGCAGTTGTGGCACGGCGTATGTATCTAACAATTCAACACTGGCTACTCCTTCTCTCAATTTGGCGCTCGATAATGCAAGCGCCCGTTCTTTAAATATATCGCCTATTGTACCCATTGCGCATCATGTTGAGGCGTATTCAGAGGACTCTGACACATTTTTAACACCTCGTATGTCAGGTGCTTCTGGTTATTACAAGCGTTTTTGTCCTCCGTCTAATTACTGTGTTTACGTTGGTTCAGAGACGAATCGTTCGAATTGTGGTTGCAATTTATCTAGGCCTCTAGGTGGTAATTGTCATTTGTCTGGTTGCCCCGTGATAACTTCTGACATGGAGCCTTCTACTGAGAGTTTCCCAGTATCAGGTTCATCGCAATTACAGAACCTTGTTCGTCGATTGCACACTGTGGTGGATCGTTTGAAGAACGGTTCATCGCCTAAGGACGAGCGGGTACCTTGTCTACCTATTCAGCAACCTTTATATTGGCACACTGACGTTCGTTCTGTTGCAGTTAATGGTTACAATGCCGTCAACACAGTTCCTAGTGCATCGTATGAGACAATTGCTGGCGCCAGTTTTGAGTACTCCAAGCGCCACTGCTCGGTATTACCAGATTACAACACTAATCGTGAGATGCACCCGGCTCCTGAGTACTATGTTCAGACTAGTTATGAGGACTCACCTTATGACAACAGTTTAACTGCCGAGATTGACAATTCTCTAATGCAGCGTAAGAACGTTGTTGCATCTAAGAGTGACATTGGTCGTGAAGTTGAGGTTCAATCTCGCAATGAGTTAGGTCGTTTCGTTCCAACGTTGACGGCATCTCCAATTTCGAGTCATGAGTGCCGCACTCAGTATACCACTCCGAAGGCCAGTAAGAAGAAGAATGCAGCGGGTTCTACTCTAACGGGTGAGAAGGTCAGTGGTGTATGGTATGATGCGAATCGCCACTTATGGCGTGTTGTGTATATGAAGGGTAACAAACGTAAGACCCAGGGCTTCAGTTCCATTAAGCTTGGTTATGAGGAGGCTCGTAGAAAGGCTATTGAGTTACGTCACGAAATGATGGCACTCCGTCGTAGCGATAAGGTATAA